The Sandaracinobacteroides saxicola nucleotide sequence TCAGCCAGGGGAAAACCCGACCGACAACCCTGTTCAAGGAGCTTGTCTACTCTGCACAACGTTTTACTGACTTATTCACCGGTATAAACCGGCACAAGCGTATTGCGTTAGACATATAGACAGCTTGGTTTGACCGACCATCCAGACCTTGAAGCTCTGGGGGCCGGGACCGCCGTCCACATGTCCCTTCATATAAACCGACAATGAGAAAGAGCGACGCAATCCCTACCGGTCTTTTTCAAGTGACCGGTCAAACCGCTAGGCTTGAAAGGGATGCCAACCGAACCGCGTCGTTCCGAAGAACTTGGCGACCCGTCGTTGGCTGCGGAGGCGGCATATGACGCCGCGACCCACACCCGTCAACAGCTTTTTTCCAAAGGCTTGCGATTTTTTCGCCGTGCCGCAGGAACCAAGCCGAAACACTCATATGGCGTAATTTTCCGTCTTTTTCAACCCGCGCTGATATAATCTTTCAGCGCCAGCGCTTCCTGCTCGGCCTGCTCGATCCGCCGCTTCACCAGATCCCCGATCGAAACCAGCCCCACCAGCGAATCTGCCTCCACCACGGGAAGATGCCGGATTCGCCGATCGGTCATCAGCTCCATCGCGCTCACCACCGATTCGTCGGGCGCGATGGTGATCACCGGCGCCGTCATGATCGTCGCGGCACGCTCCGCCAGCACCGCGGCGCCGCGCGTCGCCAGACCGCGCACCACGTCGCGTTCGGATACCACGCCCACCACATGCCCCGATTCGACCACCAGCACGGCGCCGATCCGGCGCTCATTCAGCATCGCCACGATGTCCGCCACGCCGGTATCAGGCGAGACATGCGCGACCGCGCTGCCCTTTCCCCGCAAAATTGCCGCGATCGTCATCTGCGTCTCCCCAGCCAGAGGCGGCCCGCGTCAGCCGCGCGGATTGCCGCATGGCTTGAATGTCGCGCAAAAGCGGCGCTTTGAAAAGCCCATGACGAACGGCCCCGACCTTCCATCGCCGCTGGCGCAGGCGCGGCGCCGGTTCCGGCGGCTGATGCTGTGGATGTTCGCCTTCAGCCTGCTCGTCGTCGCGGCCGCCTATGCCTGGTTGTCGGGCAGCGGCACCCCGATGCGCGCGCACTTCCTGATCGCCGTGGCGCTGGGCATCGTTGCGTCGCTGATGCTGGCAGCCGTCCTGATGGGGCTGGTGTTCTTCTCCAACGCCTCGGGCGCGGACAAACAGGTCGGTCAGGACGACTGAGACCGCCACACAGGCCACATCGTGCACAGAACAGCGGGAAGGGAGCGACGGAATCGCACCGCCGCTCCCCCCCTGTTCCGCGGGCCGCGATCAGAAGTCGAGCGTGGCGCGCAGCCCGATCGAGTCGGACGAGTAACGACGGCCGGTCAGCGGTTCGCTGCCAAACGGCACCACCGTGCCCGCCAGCGGACCACCTTCCACATTCACATGCGCATATTGCAGCATGAAGCGCACATAATCGATCGGGATCCAGATCACGCTGGCCTGATAGGCGGTTTGCGAGCCCCCGTTCAGCACGCCGTTCACCACGCCGGTGCCAGTGCCGCCGACATTGTCCTTCAGATCGACATAGTCGACCCGGACATTGCCCTGCAACG carries:
- a CDS encoding CBS domain-containing protein translates to MTIAAILRGKGSAVAHVSPDTGVADIVAMLNERRIGAVLVVESGHVVGVVSERDVVRGLATRGAAVLAERAATIMTAPVITIAPDESVVSAMELMTDRRIRHLPVVEADSLVGLVSIGDLVKRRIEQAEQEALALKDYISAG